In Mus musculus strain C57BL/6J chromosome 14, GRCm38.p6 C57BL/6J, the following are encoded in one genomic region:
- the R3hcc1 gene encoding R3H and coiled-coil domain-containing protein 1 isoform b (isoform b is encoded by transcript variant 3; non-AUG (CUG) translation initiation codon): MALLCLDGVFLSSAENDFVHRVQEELDRFLLQKQLSKVLLFPPVSSRLRYLIHRTAENFDLLSSFSVGEGWKRRTVICHLDIRVPSSDGPSGPCRPPASHPSKYRGPRYTSHQGAAAGPRGAPAGRWHRGRKPDQPLYVPRVLRRQGGPVAASIPGIKGEDPAGAVSEEEPREAGAGDAEADQGIAMLVTQELLKSPDPGHANEPQMGLGDTEPSENPEKEQGAETAVQQGSGAQLAMEEENRSHGMRSLVDQEEEEIEGEEEEKVDEKEEDTGKQKERVDEEEEKTDAQEGKVDSEGERMDEGEDKVDAEEEDEDEADADHGDFSELLQEITANLTEKEIKIEKIHLDTSAFTEELPGERDLTHLVEIYDFKPTLKTEDLLATFSEFQEKGFRIQWVDDTHAIGIFPCPASALEALAKDFSVLKIRPLTQGTKQSKLKALQRPKFLRLSKERPQTDSAVARRLVARALGLQHNRKKELPTPPSVLPS; the protein is encoded by the exons CTGGCCCTTCTCTGCTTGGACGGTGTCTTCCTCTCCTCGGCCGAAAATGACTTTGTCCACCGGGTCCAAGAGGAGCTCGATCGTTTCCTGCTGCAGAAGCAGCTATCCAA GGTCCTACTTTTTCCCCCAGTCTCCAGCCGCCTGCGGTACCTGATCCATCGAACGGCGGAGAATTTTGATCTTTTGAGCAGCTTCTCTGTTGGGGAGGGCTGGAAGAGGAGGACAGTCATTTGTCACCTGGACATCAG AGTACCCAGTTCAGATGGCCCCTCTGGTCCCTGCCGCCCTCCTGCCTCCCATCCCAGCAAGTACCGTGGTCCTCGGTATACCTCACATCAGGGAGCAGCTGCTGGTCCCCGAGGTGCTCCAGCAGGACGCTGGCATCGTGGACGGAAGCCGGATCAGCCTCTGTATGTGCCCCGGGTGCTACGCAGGCAAGGTGGACCGGTGGCAGCCTCCATCCCAGGCATCAAGGGAGAGGACCCAGCTGGTGCAGTGtcagaagaagagcctagagagGCTGGTGCTGGGGACGCTGAGGCTGATCAGGGAATTGCCATGTTGGTGACTCAAGAGCTCCTGAAGAGCCCCGACCCAGGCCATGCAAATGAGCCACAGATGGGGTTGGGTGACACGGAGCCCTCTGAGAATCCTGAAAAGGAACAAGGGGCTGAGACAGCTGTGCAGCAGGGGTCCGGCGCACAACTGGCCATGGAGGAGGAAAATAGGAGTCATGGGATGCGGAGCCTGGTGgaccaagaggaggaggagatagagggagaggaggaagagaaggtggaCGAGAAGGAAGAGGACACAGGCAAGCAGAAAGAGCGGGtcgatgaggaggaagagaagactgATGCGCAGGAAGGGAAGGTGGATTcggagggagagaggatggatGAAGGTGAAGACAAGGTGGATGCGGAGGAAGAGGACGAGGATGAGGCCGATGCTGACCACGGTGATTTCAGTGAGCTGCTGCAGGAG ATCACAGCCAACCTGACCGAAAAGGAGATTAAAATAGAGAAGATCCACCTGGACACATCCGCCTTCACAGAAGAGCTGCCCGGGGAGAGGGACTTGACCCACCTGGTGGAGATCTATGACTTTAAGCCAACACTCAAGACCGAGGACCTGTTGGCCACTTTCTCTGAGTTCCA AGAGAAGGGATTCAGAATCCAGTGGGTGGATGACACTCATGCTATCGGCATCTTTCCCTGCCCTGCCTCAG CACTCGAGGCACTGGCCAAGGATTTCTCCGTGCTCAAGATCCGCCCGCTCACACAGGGGACCAAGCAGTCCAAGCTGAAAGCCTTGCAGAGGCCAA AGTTCCTGCGACTATCGAAGGAGAGGCCGCAGACAGATTCAGCGGTGGCCCGCAGGCTGGTGGCCCGGGCCTTGGGACTCCAacacaacagaaagaaagagctgCCTACTCCCCCAAGTGTTCTGCCATCTTGA
- the R3hcc1 gene encoding R3H and coiled-coil domain-containing protein 1 isoform a precursor (isoform a precursor is encoded by transcript variant 1), which produces MTATEGRQALPSVTLALLCLDGVFLSSAENDFVHRVQEELDRFLLQKQLSKVLLFPPVSSRLRYLIHRTAENFDLLSSFSVGEGWKRRTVICHLDIRVPSSDGPSGPCRPPASHPSKYRGPRYTSHQGAAAGPRGAPAGRWHRGRKPDQPLYVPRVLRRQGGPVAASIPGIKGEDPAGAVSEEEPREAGAGDAEADQGIAMLVTQELLKSPDPGHANEPQMGLGDTEPSENPEKEQGAETAVQQGSGAQLAMEEENRSHGMRSLVDQEEEEIEGEEEEKVDEKEEDTGKQKERVDEEEEKTDAQEGKVDSEGERMDEGEDKVDAEEEDEDEADADHGDFSELLQEITANLTEKEIKIEKIHLDTSAFTEELPGERDLTHLVEIYDFKPTLKTEDLLATFSEFQEKGFRIQWVDDTHAIGIFPCPASALEALAKDFSVLKIRPLTQGTKQSKLKALQRPKFLRLSKERPQTDSAVARRLVARALGLQHNRKKELPTPPSVLPS; this is translated from the exons GCTCTGCCATCTGTCACCCTGGCCCTTCTCTGCTTGGACGGTGTCTTCCTCTCCTCGGCCGAAAATGACTTTGTCCACCGGGTCCAAGAGGAGCTCGATCGTTTCCTGCTGCAGAAGCAGCTATCCAA GGTCCTACTTTTTCCCCCAGTCTCCAGCCGCCTGCGGTACCTGATCCATCGAACGGCGGAGAATTTTGATCTTTTGAGCAGCTTCTCTGTTGGGGAGGGCTGGAAGAGGAGGACAGTCATTTGTCACCTGGACATCAG AGTACCCAGTTCAGATGGCCCCTCTGGTCCCTGCCGCCCTCCTGCCTCCCATCCCAGCAAGTACCGTGGTCCTCGGTATACCTCACATCAGGGAGCAGCTGCTGGTCCCCGAGGTGCTCCAGCAGGACGCTGGCATCGTGGACGGAAGCCGGATCAGCCTCTGTATGTGCCCCGGGTGCTACGCAGGCAAGGTGGACCGGTGGCAGCCTCCATCCCAGGCATCAAGGGAGAGGACCCAGCTGGTGCAGTGtcagaagaagagcctagagagGCTGGTGCTGGGGACGCTGAGGCTGATCAGGGAATTGCCATGTTGGTGACTCAAGAGCTCCTGAAGAGCCCCGACCCAGGCCATGCAAATGAGCCACAGATGGGGTTGGGTGACACGGAGCCCTCTGAGAATCCTGAAAAGGAACAAGGGGCTGAGACAGCTGTGCAGCAGGGGTCCGGCGCACAACTGGCCATGGAGGAGGAAAATAGGAGTCATGGGATGCGGAGCCTGGTGgaccaagaggaggaggagatagagggagaggaggaagagaaggtggaCGAGAAGGAAGAGGACACAGGCAAGCAGAAAGAGCGGGtcgatgaggaggaagagaagactgATGCGCAGGAAGGGAAGGTGGATTcggagggagagaggatggatGAAGGTGAAGACAAGGTGGATGCGGAGGAAGAGGACGAGGATGAGGCCGATGCTGACCACGGTGATTTCAGTGAGCTGCTGCAGGAG ATCACAGCCAACCTGACCGAAAAGGAGATTAAAATAGAGAAGATCCACCTGGACACATCCGCCTTCACAGAAGAGCTGCCCGGGGAGAGGGACTTGACCCACCTGGTGGAGATCTATGACTTTAAGCCAACACTCAAGACCGAGGACCTGTTGGCCACTTTCTCTGAGTTCCA AGAGAAGGGATTCAGAATCCAGTGGGTGGATGACACTCATGCTATCGGCATCTTTCCCTGCCCTGCCTCAG CACTCGAGGCACTGGCCAAGGATTTCTCCGTGCTCAAGATCCGCCCGCTCACACAGGGGACCAAGCAGTCCAAGCTGAAAGCCTTGCAGAGGCCAA AGTTCCTGCGACTATCGAAGGAGAGGCCGCAGACAGATTCAGCGGTGGCCCGCAGGCTGGTGGCCCGGGCCTTGGGACTCCAacacaacagaaagaaagagctgCCTACTCCCCCAAGTGTTCTGCCATCTTGA